A section of the Roseovarius sp. W115 genome encodes:
- the rpsK gene encoding 30S ribosomal protein S11 produces the protein MARDTKRTKRKVSKNIATGVAHVNSSFNNTKILISDVQGNAIAWSSAGTMGFKGSRKSTPYAAQMAAEDAGRKAQEHGMKTLEVEVQGPGSGRESALRALAAVGFNITSIRDVTPIAHNGCRPPKRRRV, from the coding sequence ATGGCACGTGACACAAAACGCACCAAGCGTAAGGTTTCCAAGAACATCGCCACGGGTGTGGCGCATGTGAACAGCTCGTTCAACAACACCAAGATCCTGATCTCGGATGTGCAAGGCAACGCGATTGCGTGGTCGTCGGCGGGCACCATGGGCTTCAAAGGCTCTCGGAAGTCGACACCTTATGCCGCGCAGATGGCCGCAGAGGACGCTGGCCGCAAAGCGCAGGAACACGGTATGAAAACGCTGGAAGTTGAAGTGCAGGGGCCTGGCTCTGGCCGTGAAAGCGCGCTGCGCGCGCTGGCGGCTGTTGGCTTTAACATCACGTCGATCCGTGATGTGACGCCGATTGCGCATAATGGTTGCCGCCCGCCGAAACGGCGTCGGGTCTAA
- a CDS encoding aromatic ring-hydroxylating oxygenase subunit alpha: MQNLHPRHYTCAEIHASDVQRIFASTWQMIGPASRLAERGDYIATEIAGQKVFVVRARDGLRAFRNVCRHRGARLLPEGTGRCSTIRCPYHQWVWGEDGSLLNVPWWGDDADFNMAEWSLDTVSFEVWRGLLFVAIAPQISLTDQLADTVPELENEPLETFHWVHEERLIFDANWKIYTDNFVEGYHIPGIHPEFHAAIDFEQFETVACDGLVRMSAPPKDALFYRGKWLWMWPNWTLSLFNGGMNTSRINPINHRQTELIYNFYFADTSEATKAARDKTIADNLAVVREDFEVCLETQKNYESGGYRPGPLSPRHEQGVAYFQQRLRAAQE; this comes from the coding sequence ATGCAAAACCTGCACCCGCGTCACTACACCTGTGCGGAGATCCACGCCTCTGATGTGCAGCGCATCTTTGCCAGCACATGGCAGATGATCGGCCCGGCCTCGCGTCTGGCCGAGCGCGGCGACTACATCGCCACCGAGATCGCCGGTCAAAAGGTATTCGTGGTGCGCGCTAGGGACGGGCTTCGTGCCTTTCGCAATGTCTGTCGTCATCGCGGTGCGCGCCTACTCCCTGAGGGCACGGGGCGGTGCAGCACCATCCGCTGCCCCTATCACCAATGGGTCTGGGGCGAAGACGGGTCCTTGCTGAATGTGCCATGGTGGGGGGACGATGCCGACTTCAACATGGCCGAGTGGTCCCTCGACACCGTGTCTTTCGAGGTTTGGCGCGGGTTGTTGTTTGTGGCGATTGCACCGCAGATCAGTCTGACCGACCAGCTTGCCGATACAGTGCCAGAACTGGAAAACGAACCTCTGGAAACCTTCCATTGGGTCCATGAGGAGCGTCTGATCTTCGACGCCAACTGGAAAATCTACACAGACAACTTCGTCGAAGGCTATCACATCCCGGGCATCCATCCCGAGTTTCACGCCGCTATCGATTTTGAACAGTTTGAGACCGTGGCCTGCGATGGTCTTGTACGCATGTCCGCGCCGCCCAAGGACGCGCTTTTCTACCGCGGCAAATGGCTTTGGATGTGGCCCAACTGGACGTTGTCACTTTTCAATGGCGGCATGAACACATCGCGGATCAACCCAATCAATCACCGACAAACCGAATTGATCTACAATTTCTATTTTGCCGACACCTCTGAGGCGACCAAAGCGGCACGAGACAAGACAATCGCCGACAATCTGGCGGTGGTGCGTGAGGATTTTGAGGTCTGTCTGGAAACGCAGAAGAACTACGAAAGCGGCGGGTATCGTCCCGGTCCCCTGTCGCCGCGTCACGAACAAGGTGTCGCCTATTTCCAACAGCGGTTGCGCGCCGCGCAAGAGTGA
- a CDS encoding vWA domain-containing protein → MAKVLKTAAATGLALCVATQSMAQCSRDAMLVFDGSASMAELGFGASGPSRIEEARTAVAEVMPQVAPVRRIGLLTYGPGAADSCRGIQVKFTPRADADRAVIAEVKALRPAGLTPLTDAVREAAEVLDYRTTPGIIVLVTDGSETCSGAPCRLGQQLASTGRDLTVHIIGFRLVFDPFSWNSIEAFQAAAAEVQCLADQTGGSYVTTETVDELVDALRRTLGCAVVGELDRWLFGKEVEPRFHLLPPS, encoded by the coding sequence TTGGCTAAAGTTCTGAAAACCGCCGCCGCAACAGGCCTTGCGTTATGCGTGGCCACCCAGAGCATGGCGCAATGCAGCCGGGACGCTATGTTGGTCTTTGACGGCTCAGCCTCCATGGCGGAACTTGGCTTTGGCGCCAGTGGCCCCTCACGCATTGAAGAAGCCCGTACAGCGGTGGCCGAGGTGATGCCGCAGGTCGCCCCGGTCCGTCGCATCGGGCTATTGACCTATGGGCCGGGCGCAGCGGACAGCTGTCGCGGGATTCAGGTGAAATTCACACCAAGGGCAGATGCAGACAGGGCTGTGATTGCCGAGGTGAAGGCCCTTCGCCCTGCCGGCCTGACCCCGCTCACGGATGCCGTGCGCGAGGCGGCTGAGGTTTTGGACTATCGCACCACCCCCGGCATCATCGTGCTGGTCACAGACGGCTCGGAAACCTGCAGCGGCGCGCCGTGCCGGCTAGGCCAGCAGCTGGCATCGACAGGCCGCGATCTGACGGTGCACATCATCGGCTTCAGGTTGGTGTTTGACCCGTTTTCGTGGAACAGTATTGAGGCGTTTCAAGCCGCCGCCGCAGAGGTGCAATGCCTCGCAGATCAGACCGGTGGGAGCTATGTGACGACCGAAACGGTAGATGAGCTTGTGGATGCGTTAAGACGGACGTTGGGGTGTGCGGTGGTGGGGGAGCTGGATAGGTGGCTATTCGGAAAAGAAGTTGAACCTCGATTTCATCTTCTGCCACCCTCCTGA
- a CDS encoding CDGSH iron-sulfur domain-containing protein codes for MSKPEIAQKSPYPVDVEAGKNYFWCACGKSSNQPFCDGSHKDTDFTPLKYTAEKDGKVFFCGCKATGKSPMCDGSHSKL; via the coding sequence ATGTCCAAGCCAGAAATCGCCCAGAAATCCCCGTATCCCGTCGATGTCGAAGCGGGGAAAAATTACTTTTGGTGTGCTTGCGGGAAAAGCAGCAACCAGCCCTTTTGTGATGGAAGTCACAAAGATACGGATTTCACGCCCCTAAAATACACGGCAGAAAAGGACGGCAAGGTCTTCTTCTGTGGGTGCAAGGCCACCGGCAAGTCCCCAATGTGCGATGGAAGCCACTCGAAACTTTGA
- a CDS encoding ectoine synthase, with product MFGRDVVPRSRETDLRFICIFTPALSGQETHDADGSYAASE from the coding sequence GTGTTCGGAAGGGATGTTGTTCCACGATCCCGAGAAACGGACCTGCGGTTCATCTGTATCTTTACGCCAGCGCTCAGCGGGCAAGAGACGCATGACGCAGATGGGAGCTATGCGGCTTCGGAGTAA
- a CDS encoding Do family serine endopeptidase: MIHRLLFALILTFGTSVVASEMRVPQSQAEISMGFVPVVKDAAPAVVNIYAKRIVNVRSSPFRNDPFFEDMFRNFGSTRQRVQNSLGSGVILSQDGIVVSNYHVVGMATDIRVVLNDRREYSARVLLSDQESDLAILKLDDASDMPALTLRDSDTLEVGELALAIGNPFGVGQTVTSGIVSGLARSGTATGNARGYFIQTDAPINPGNSGGALVDINGDLIGINTRILSRSGGSNGIGFAIPSALVAQFVAQARAGKTVFERPWAGLSGQPVGADMTEALGLTSPGGLLVSDIHPQSPFAEVGIAPGDVITHVDGQPVNAAPDMIYRMSVAGIGGETRITRLRNGEEDQLTLKLGVAPEDPPRDTRETSEDTLIPGLTVSTVNPGVIAERNLPLTAQGVVVESPGRVGQRAGLRPGDILREINGEAVRSTRDVETLLSQGGRWLTLDVQRGAKRSTLRFRL, from the coding sequence ATGATACACCGTTTGCTTTTCGCTTTGATCCTGACCTTTGGCACGTCGGTGGTGGCCTCGGAAATGCGCGTGCCGCAAAGTCAGGCCGAGATCAGCATGGGGTTTGTGCCGGTTGTGAAAGACGCTGCACCAGCGGTGGTCAATATCTATGCCAAAAGGATCGTGAATGTGCGTTCTAGCCCGTTTCGCAATGATCCTTTCTTCGAAGATATGTTCCGCAATTTTGGATCCACGCGCCAAAGGGTACAGAACTCACTTGGGTCCGGCGTGATCCTGAGCCAAGACGGTATCGTGGTGTCGAACTATCACGTGGTTGGCATGGCCACCGATATTCGTGTGGTGCTGAATGACCGCCGGGAGTATTCGGCGCGTGTTTTGTTATCAGATCAAGAAAGTGATTTGGCGATCCTCAAGCTTGACGACGCGTCCGACATGCCGGCTTTGACTTTGCGGGATAGTGATACGCTGGAAGTGGGTGAGCTGGCCTTGGCGATTGGAAATCCGTTTGGCGTCGGTCAGACCGTGACCAGTGGTATTGTCTCAGGTCTGGCGCGCTCCGGGACGGCGACGGGCAATGCGCGCGGATATTTCATTCAGACCGACGCGCCAATTAATCCAGGCAACTCCGGCGGTGCTTTGGTGGATATCAACGGTGACCTCATCGGCATCAACACACGTATCCTGAGCCGTTCTGGAGGGTCGAACGGTATTGGCTTTGCGATCCCTTCAGCCTTGGTTGCGCAGTTTGTGGCGCAGGCGCGAGCGGGCAAAACAGTGTTTGAGCGTCCCTGGGCAGGGTTGAGCGGTCAGCCGGTTGGTGCGGATATGACTGAGGCGCTGGGTTTGACCAGTCCGGGTGGATTGCTGGTATCAGATATACATCCGCAGAGCCCGTTTGCTGAGGTTGGTATCGCACCGGGTGATGTGATCACGCATGTCGATGGCCAGCCTGTGAACGCAGCCCCGGACATGATCTATCGAATGTCTGTCGCGGGTATAGGGGGCGAAACACGCATCACGCGCCTTCGCAATGGCGAAGAGGATCAGTTGACGTTGAAGCTTGGGGTCGCACCTGAGGACCCTCCGCGTGATACGCGCGAGACAAGCGAAGACACATTGATCCCTGGGCTGACTGTTTCGACGGTCAATCCAGGCGTGATTGCCGAACGCAACCTGCCTCTGACGGCACAGGGCGTGGTGGTTGAGTCACCGGGTCGTGTGGGGCAACGCGCCGGGTTGCGCCCAGGCGATATTTTGCGGGAAATCAATGGGGAGGCTGTGCGCTCAACGCGTGATGTGGAAACGCTCCTATCGCAAGGGGGGCGGTGGCTCACGCTTGACGTGCAGCGAGGGGCAAAGCGGTCGACCTTGCGGTTCAGGCTTTAG
- the rpsM gene encoding 30S ribosomal protein S13, whose product MARIAGVNIPTHKRVPIALTYITGIGHSSAKAICEAVKIDPARRVNELSDAEVLSVREHIDANYMVEGDLRREVQMNIKRLMDLGCYRGLRHRRNLPVRGQRTHTNARTRKGPAKAIAGKKK is encoded by the coding sequence GTGGCACGTATCGCCGGCGTTAACATTCCGACCCATAAACGGGTCCCGATTGCCCTGACTTACATCACTGGTATCGGCCATTCTTCGGCCAAGGCCATCTGCGAAGCGGTCAAGATTGACCCTGCGCGTCGCGTCAATGAACTCTCGGATGCCGAGGTTCTGTCGGTGCGCGAGCATATTGACGCCAACTACATGGTCGAAGGTGACCTGCGCCGTGAAGTGCAGATGAACATCAAGCGCCTGATGGACCTTGGCTGCTACCGCGGCCTGCGTCACCGCCGCAACCTGCCAGTTCGTGGTCAGCGTACCCATACCAACGCACGCACGCGCAAAGGCCCTGCAAAGGCCATTGCCGGCAAGAAGAAGTAA
- the rplO gene encoding 50S ribosomal protein L15: MKLNELRDNPGATKRKKRVGRGPGSGMGKTAGRGIKGQKSRSGVAIAGYEGGQMPLYQRLPKRGFNKPNRKKFAVVNLGLIQKFVDAKKLDAKKAITEDVLVESGLVRRKLDGIRVLAKGEVSTKLTLEVTGASKSAIEAVEKAGGSLTVAAAQAAE, from the coding sequence ATGAAACTCAATGAATTGCGCGACAATCCCGGCGCGACCAAACGTAAGAAACGTGTTGGCCGTGGTCCTGGCTCTGGCATGGGTAAGACCGCTGGCCGTGGTATCAAAGGTCAGAAATCCCGGTCGGGCGTGGCCATTGCGGGTTATGAGGGTGGGCAAATGCCGCTCTACCAACGCCTGCCCAAGCGTGGCTTTAATAAGCCGAACCGCAAGAAGTTTGCCGTTGTGAACCTTGGTCTCATTCAGAAATTCGTCGATGCGAAGAAACTGGATGCCAAGAAAGCAATCACAGAAGACGTGCTTGTCGAGAGCGGTCTGGTGCGGCGCAAGCTGGACGGTATCCGCGTTCTGGCCAAGGGCGAGGTGAGTACCAAGCTCACGCTGGAAGTGACGGGCGCGTCGAAATCGGCCATTGAAGCAGTGGAAAAAGCAGGCGGTTCTTTGACCGTCGCGGCAGCTCAGGCGGCTGAATAA
- the secY gene encoding preprotein translocase subunit SecY: protein MVSAAEQMAANTSWAALGKATELRKRIFFTIGLLIVYRIGTFIPVPGIDGAELRQFMEGAQASIGGMLSMFTGGALGRMGIFALGIMPYISASIIVQLMTAMVPALEQLKKEGEQGRKKINQYTRYGTVFLATLQSYGLAASLQGGGLASDPGFFFIASCMITLVGGTMFLMWLGEQITARGVGNGISLIIFVGIIAELPAALAQFFASGRSGALSPAVIIGVIVMVIATIAFVVFMERSLRKIHIQYPRRQVGMKVYDGGSSHLPVKVNPAGVIPAIFASSLLLLPATLSTFSGDQTGPVMSTIMAYFGPGQPAYLVFFTVMIVFFTYFYTYNVSFKVDDVADNLKNQNGFVPGIRPGKKTAEYLEYVVTRILVLGSAYLAAVCLLPEILRGQFAIPFYFGGTSVLIVVSVTMDTIQQVQSHLLAHQYEDLIEKSQLGGKGKKRARRKGTARR, encoded by the coding sequence ATGGTATCTGCAGCAGAACAAATGGCGGCCAATACGAGCTGGGCTGCCCTGGGCAAAGCAACAGAGCTTCGCAAGCGTATCTTCTTCACCATCGGCCTGTTGATTGTTTACCGGATTGGCACGTTCATTCCGGTGCCGGGCATTGATGGGGCTGAACTTCGCCAGTTCATGGAGGGCGCACAGGCCTCTATTGGCGGGATGCTGTCGATGTTCACCGGCGGTGCGCTGGGCCGGATGGGGATCTTTGCGCTGGGCATTATGCCCTATATCTCGGCCTCTATTATTGTGCAGCTCATGACGGCCATGGTGCCGGCGTTGGAGCAGCTCAAGAAAGAGGGAGAGCAGGGGCGTAAGAAGATCAACCAGTATACGCGCTACGGCACGGTGTTCCTGGCGACCTTGCAATCTTATGGTCTGGCCGCCTCGTTGCAGGGCGGCGGGTTGGCGTCTGACCCTGGGTTCTTCTTTATCGCAAGCTGCATGATCACGCTTGTGGGCGGGACGATGTTCCTGATGTGGCTGGGGGAGCAGATCACCGCACGCGGCGTGGGCAATGGTATCTCGCTGATCATCTTTGTGGGTATTATTGCCGAACTTCCTGCGGCTTTGGCGCAGTTCTTCGCGTCTGGCCGCTCTGGTGCGCTGAGCCCGGCGGTGATCATCGGCGTCATCGTCATGGTGATCGCGACCATTGCCTTTGTGGTCTTCATGGAGCGCTCTTTGCGCAAGATCCACATTCAGTATCCGCGCCGTCAGGTGGGGATGAAGGTCTATGATGGCGGCTCAAGTCACCTGCCGGTCAAGGTGAACCCCGCGGGTGTGATCCCGGCGATCTTTGCCTCTTCGCTGCTGCTGTTGCCCGCAACGCTCAGTACATTCTCGGGCGATCAGACCGGGCCGGTGATGTCCACGATCATGGCTTATTTTGGACCCGGACAGCCTGCCTATCTGGTGTTCTTTACGGTGATGATCGTCTTCTTCACCTATTTCTACACCTACAACGTGTCGTTCAAAGTGGATGACGTGGCCGACAACCTCAAGAACCAGAACGGCTTTGTCCCAGGCATTCGCCCAGGAAAGAAAACCGCCGAATATCTGGAATACGTGGTCACGCGCATCCTGGTGCTCGGTTCGGCCTATCTTGCGGCAGTTTGTCTCCTCCCGGAAATTCTGCGTGGCCAATTTGCGATCCCCTTCTATTTTGGCGGAACTTCGGTTTTGATCGTTGTGTCGGTGACCATGGATACGATCCAACAGGTGCAATCCCACCTTCTGGCGCATCAATATGAGGATCTGATCGAGAAATCGCAGCTCGGTGGCAAAGGTAAGAAACGGGCGCGCAGAAAAGGGACAGCACGTCGATGA
- the rplQ gene encoding 50S ribosomal protein L17, translated as MRHARGYRRLNRTHEHRKALWANMAGSLIEHEQIKTTLPKAKELRRVVEKLITLGKRGDLHARRQAASQLKQDQYVAKLFDVLGPRYKERNGGYVRVLKAGFRYGDMAPMAIIEFVDRDLDAKGAADKARTAAEEIEADEE; from the coding sequence ATGCGTCACGCACGAGGCTATCGCCGCCTGAACCGCACCCATGAGCACCGCAAGGCGCTTTGGGCAAACATGGCAGGCTCGCTCATTGAACATGAGCAAATCAAAACAACGCTGCCCAAGGCCAAGGAATTGCGCCGGGTTGTTGAGAAACTGATCACGCTGGGCAAACGGGGCGATCTGCACGCGCGCCGTCAGGCCGCATCGCAGCTCAAACAGGATCAGTATGTTGCCAAGCTTTTTGACGTGCTTGGCCCCCGCTACAAAGAGCGCAACGGCGGCTATGTCCGCGTGCTCAAGGCCGGGTTCCGCTATGGCGATATGGCCCCAATGGCGATCATCGAATTTGTCGATCGTGATTTGGATGCCAAAGGTGCTGCTGACAAGGCCCGCACCGCCGCAGAAGAGATTGAAGCCGACGAAGAGTAA
- a CDS encoding class I SAM-dependent methyltransferase, whose product MRQKLQDSFSTIDWSEHKKGVPRSGPGSTLAHTESLRAALPMLFRKYQVKSFVDAPCGDWHWMQKVDLKGVSYLGLEIVEDLVETNTKQFGGRSVKFELADITNDPLPKADMIMCRDCLFHLKFWLRWEFFENFLASHSSYLLTTVHDNPFNRNVPENGKFRWFNPRIEPFNFPQPLELISDVPIGQDEGGDEDFRQRRYMGLWHRDQISEALKAREGA is encoded by the coding sequence ATGCGACAGAAGCTTCAAGATTCCTTCTCTACGATTGACTGGTCTGAGCACAAAAAGGGAGTGCCGCGTTCTGGTCCGGGATCTACTCTTGCGCATACAGAGTCCTTGCGCGCGGCGTTACCGATGTTGTTTCGCAAATACCAGGTCAAGAGTTTTGTCGACGCGCCTTGCGGCGACTGGCATTGGATGCAAAAGGTCGACCTGAAAGGTGTCTCATACCTTGGGCTTGAGATCGTCGAAGACCTGGTTGAAACCAACACAAAGCAGTTTGGCGGTCGAAGCGTAAAGTTTGAGCTGGCCGATATCACCAATGATCCGCTGCCCAAGGCCGATATGATCATGTGCCGTGATTGCTTGTTTCACCTAAAATTTTGGTTGCGCTGGGAGTTTTTTGAGAACTTCCTGGCATCTCATTCGTCTTATCTATTGACGACTGTGCACGATAATCCTTTTAACCGAAACGTTCCGGAGAATGGGAAATTCCGCTGGTTCAATCCGCGTATTGAACCTTTCAACTTCCCGCAGCCTTTGGAGTTGATTTCAGATGTACCCATTGGTCAAGATGAAGGCGGTGACGAAGATTTCCGTCAGCGACGTTACATGGGACTTTGGCATCGCGATCAGATCAGTGAGGCGTTGAAGGCTCGCGAAGGGGCATAA
- a CDS encoding adenylate kinase produces the protein MNIILLGPPGAGKGTQAHFLVEERNMIQLSTGDMLREAKDSGSEMGKIVADVMARGDLVTDEIVIGLIREKLQGDKKGGFIFDGFPRTLAQADALADLLEETGETLDKVVAMEVNDDALVARITARATCAGCGEVYNDITKPIPADEVCTKCGQAKGFTRRADDNEESLKNRLMEYYKKTSMLIGYYHAKGNLAWVNGLGEIDEVKAEIAGVLG, from the coding sequence ATGAACATCATTCTTCTCGGACCGCCCGGGGCGGGCAAAGGCACGCAGGCGCATTTCCTCGTGGAAGAGCGCAACATGATCCAGCTGAGCACAGGCGACATGCTGCGCGAGGCCAAGGACAGCGGTTCCGAGATGGGCAAGATCGTGGCCGATGTGATGGCGCGAGGTGATCTTGTAACCGATGAGATCGTCATTGGACTGATCCGCGAAAAGCTGCAGGGCGACAAAAAGGGTGGGTTCATCTTCGACGGGTTCCCAAGGACGCTGGCTCAGGCCGATGCCTTGGCGGACTTGCTGGAAGAAACCGGTGAGACGCTCGACAAGGTTGTGGCCATGGAAGTCAATGACGACGCGTTGGTGGCACGCATCACGGCACGCGCAACCTGTGCCGGATGTGGTGAGGTCTATAACGATATTACCAAGCCCATTCCGGCTGATGAAGTTTGCACCAAATGTGGCCAGGCCAAAGGCTTTACCCGCCGCGCGGATGACAATGAGGAAAGCCTCAAGAACCGCCTGATGGAATACTACAAGAAAACCTCGATGCTGATTGGCTATTACCACGCCAAAGGCAATCTGGCCTGGGTCAATGGCCTTGGCGAGATTGATGAGGTCAAGGCAGAGATTGCGGGTGTTTTGGGGTAA
- a CDS encoding CBU_0592 family membrane protein — translation MVWYEFASLDFVFVCRAVGLVGVSIYVLGFFALCTGRLSCSTPTYFLLTGSAASCVMVSLFVDFNLSAALIQGFYIVMSLGGAVKRWRQLGSRRLPSVEVTSTHVAASDPPIFVSERRRQASPARLQ, via the coding sequence ATGGTTTGGTATGAGTTTGCGAGTTTGGATTTTGTGTTCGTATGTCGGGCTGTGGGATTGGTGGGGGTGTCTATCTATGTGCTGGGATTTTTTGCCCTGTGTACCGGGCGCCTGAGCTGTTCCACACCGACATATTTTTTGCTGACGGGCAGTGCGGCGTCTTGTGTGATGGTGTCGCTGTTTGTGGACTTCAATCTCAGTGCGGCGCTGATCCAGGGGTTTTACATCGTGATGTCGCTGGGTGGTGCGGTGAAGCGCTGGCGGCAGTTGGGGTCGCGGCGTCTGCCGTCTGTTGAGGTCACATCGACCCATGTGGCGGCGTCTGATCCCCCGATTTTCGTGAGCGAACGTCGGAGGCAGGCCAGTCCGGCGCGGTTGCAATAG
- a CDS encoding DNA-directed RNA polymerase subunit alpha — protein MIHKNWAELIKPTQLDVKPGNDPLRQAIVVAEPLERGFGLTMGNALRRVLLSSLQGAAITSVQIDNVLHEFSSVAGVREDVTDIVLNLKGVALRMDVEGPKRLSVSAKGPGVVTAAEISDSAGIEILNKDHVICHLDDGADLFMELTVNTGKGYVAADKNKPEDAPIGLIAIDAIYSPVTKVSYDVQPTREGQVLDYDKLTMKLETDGSITPEDAVAFAARILQDQLSIFVNFEEPESASRQDEDDGLEFNPLLLKKVDELELSVRSANCLKNDNIVYIGDLIQKTEAEMLRTPNFGRKSLNEIKEVLSGMGLHLGMDVEDWPPDNIEDLAKKFEDQF, from the coding sequence ATGATCCATAAGAACTGGGCCGAACTGATCAAACCGACACAGCTTGATGTGAAGCCGGGCAATGACCCGCTGCGTCAGGCGATTGTTGTGGCCGAACCGCTTGAGCGTGGCTTTGGTCTGACAATGGGGAACGCGCTGCGGCGTGTGCTTTTGTCGTCTCTGCAAGGCGCGGCCATTACATCGGTGCAAATCGATAACGTGCTGCATGAGTTCTCAAGCGTGGCCGGTGTGCGTGAAGACGTCACCGACATCGTTCTGAACCTCAAGGGCGTGGCGCTTCGCATGGACGTCGAAGGGCCCAAGCGTTTGTCGGTCTCTGCCAAGGGGCCGGGTGTTGTGACCGCTGCTGAGATTTCGGATAGCGCAGGCATTGAGATCCTGAACAAAGATCACGTGATTTGCCACCTTGATGATGGTGCGGATCTGTTTATGGAGCTGACCGTCAACACCGGCAAAGGCTATGTCGCGGCCGACAAGAACAAGCCGGAAGACGCGCCGATTGGCCTGATCGCGATTGACGCGATTTATTCGCCTGTCACCAAAGTGAGCTATGACGTTCAGCCTACACGGGAAGGTCAGGTTCTGGATTACGACAAGCTGACCATGAAGCTCGAAACAGATGGCTCGATCACGCCGGAAGACGCGGTGGCCTTTGCCGCACGTATTCTGCAGGATCAGCTCAGCATCTTCGTGAACTTCGAAGAGCCTGAGAGCGCCAGCCGTCAGGACGAGGATGACGGGCTTGAGTTCAATCCGCTTCTGCTCAAGAAAGTGGACGAACTGGAGCTGTCTGTACGTTCGGCTAACTGCTTGAAAAATGACAATATTGTCTACATTGGAGATTTGATCCAGAAGACAGAAGCCGAAATGCTGCGGACACCGAACTTTGGACGCAAGTCGCTCAATGAGATCAAGGAAGTGTTGTCAGGCATGGGTCTGCATCTTGGCATGGATGTCGAAGATTGGCCGCCGGACAACATCGAGGATCTGGCGAAGAAATTCGAAGATCAGTTTTAA
- a CDS encoding ectoine synthase produces MLVKTLSDVLGTPDHATGDAFESRRILLARDGLGYSFHDTVVKAGSTQHLHYKNHIEANYCIEGKGEVENAVTGETWPLEPGVMYVLNEHDPHIIRAETDLRFICIFTPALSGQETHDADGSYAAPCNSE; encoded by the coding sequence ATGTTGGTAAAAACGCTTTCTGACGTACTTGGCACACCAGATCATGCCACGGGAGACGCCTTTGAAAGCCGGCGGATTTTGTTGGCACGCGATGGGTTGGGGTATTCGTTTCACGACACGGTGGTAAAGGCCGGCAGCACCCAGCACCTGCACTACAAGAACCATATTGAGGCGAACTACTGCATTGAAGGGAAAGGAGAAGTTGAGAACGCCGTCACCGGTGAAACCTGGCCGCTTGAGCCGGGGGTGATGTATGTTCTGAATGAGCATGACCCGCATATCATCCGGGCTGAAACGGATTTGCGGTTCATCTGTATCTTTACGCCAGCGCTCAGTGGGCAAGAGACCCATGACGCCGATGGGAGCTATGCGGCGCCATGCAATTCTGAGTAA
- a CDS encoding vWA domain-containing protein: protein MKSTKTILASCLAASLTFSTTASATDCARDAMLVFDGSASMAELGLNLADPKRIDDARTALHDAMPQIAPVRRIGLLTYGPGPENSCEGINLKFGPVADAAQPILEAIELLDPNGLTPLTEAVRTAADVLNYRSEPGIVVLVTDGNETCGGRPCALGAELAATDRDLTVHVIGFRVVTDRFAWDSPEANVYPDGISVAKCLSDQTGGMYVSTETIDELSQALRRTLGCALIG from the coding sequence ATGAAGAGCACAAAGACAATCCTGGCCAGCTGCCTCGCCGCAAGCCTCACGTTCAGCACAACAGCCTCTGCCACCGATTGCGCCCGTGATGCGATGCTGGTGTTTGACGGATCAGCCTCCATGGCCGAATTGGGTCTCAACCTTGCGGATCCCAAGCGCATCGACGACGCCCGCACTGCGTTACACGACGCAATGCCGCAGATTGCCCCGGTGCGCCGGATTGGCCTGTTGACCTATGGGCCGGGTCCGGAGAACTCCTGCGAAGGGATCAACCTCAAATTTGGGCCTGTCGCGGATGCTGCGCAACCGATCCTTGAGGCGATAGAGCTACTTGATCCCAATGGCTTAACCCCCCTGACAGAGGCCGTGCGCACCGCTGCTGACGTGCTGAACTATCGCTCAGAGCCTGGTATCGTGGTGCTCGTTACAGATGGCAACGAAACCTGTGGTGGCAGGCCTTGCGCCTTGGGCGCCGAACTCGCGGCAACGGATCGCGACCTAACTGTGCACGTCATCGGATTTCGCGTGGTCACGGATCGCTTTGCCTGGGACAGCCCCGAGGCCAATGTGTACCCTGATGGCATTTCGGTCGCCAAATGTCTCTCGGATCAAACCGGGGGTATGTATGTCTCAACCGAGACCATTGATGAGCTGAGCCAGGCCCTGCGACGCACTCTGGGATGCGCCCTCATTGGCTAA